Genomic DNA from Mycobacteroides chelonae CCUG 47445:
GCCGAGCACGCTGAACTGGAGAAGCAACTGGCCGACCCGGCGTTGCACGCGGATCCTGGTGCGGCGCGCAAGGCCGGACGCCGGTTCGCGATGCTCTCGCCGATCGTCGCTACCCACCGCAAGCTGGTCTCCGCCCGGGATGATCTGGCCACCGCCCGTGAGTTGTCGGCGGACGATCCCTCGTTTGCCGACGAGGTGACCGAGCTGGAATCCTCGATCGCCGAGCTGGAGACGCAGCTCTCGGACATGCTCGCGCCCCGCGACCCCCATGACGGTGACGACATCCTCCTCGAAGTGAAATCTGGTGAGGGAGGCGAGGAGTCGGCGCTGTTCGCCGCCGACCTGGCCCGGATGTACATCCGGTACGCCGAGCGGCATGGCTGGAAGGTCACCGTTCTGGACGAGACCGAATCCGACCTCGGCGGCTACAAAGACGCCACCTTGGCCATCGCCAGCAAGGGAGATACCGCCGACGGCGTCTGGTCGCGGCTCAAGTTCGAAGGCGGTGTGCACCGCGTCCAGCGTGTGCCTGTCACCGAATCCCAAGGGCGCGTGCACACCTCGGCAGCCGGAGTGCTGGTCTATCCGGAGCCGGAAGAGGTAGAAGAAATCCAGATCGACGAGTCGGACCTTCGGATCGACGTCTATCGCTCCTCGGGCAAGGGTGGCCAGGGCGTCAACACCACCGACTCGGCGGTCCGCATCACGCACCTGCCGACCGGGATCGTGGTGACCTGCCAAAACGAGCGTTCTCAGCTGCAGAACAAGGCCCGCGCCATGCAGGTGCTGGCGGCGCGGCTGCAGGCGCTCGCCGAGGAGCAGGCGCAGGCCGACGCCTCCGCCGGTCGGGCCAGCCAGATCCGCACGGTGGATCGCAGCGAGCGCATCCGCACCTACAACTTCCCGGAGAACCGCATCACCGATCACCGCGTGGGGTTCAAGGCGCACAACCTTGACCAGGTGCTCGACGGTGACCTCGATGCACTGTTCGATGCGCTGGCAGTGGCCGATCGGAAGGCACGCCTGCAGGAGGCGTGAACCAGATGAGCGCGTTGCGTCAGCTGATCGCCGAGGCGGTCGAATCGCTCTCTGGGGCAGGAGTTTCCAGTCCGCAGGTAGACGCCGAAGAGCTCGCAGCCCATCTGCTTGGAGTCTCGCGAACCCGATTGCGCTTCGCTGAGATCGCCCCTGGTTTCTCCGAGAGTTACCGCGACCTGGTGGCGGCACGCGTGCAGCGGATTCCCTTGCAACACTTGACCGGAAACGCCGCATTTGGCCCCGTCGAGGTGTCGGTGGGCCCGGGCGTGTTCATCCCGCGTCCGGAGACGGAATCTCTGTATGCCTGGGCAACAGGGAAATTGATGCCGCACGCCACGGCTGTCGAGCTGTGTGCCGGGTCTGCGGCGCTGGCGATCGCGCTGTCGCATGACGAGCCCGCCGCACGCATCCTCGCGATCGAACTCGACGATCAGGCACTGGTCTACACGCGGCGTAACACCGCTGGAACTCCGGTCGAGGTGATCCAGGCCGATGTGACCTCACCCGCGCTGTTGAGGGAGCTCGATGGAACGGTCGATCTGATCGTCGCCAACCCGCCCTACATCCCCGAAGACGCCGAATTGGAGCCGGAAGTGGCGCAGCATGATCCGCCGTTGGCGCTTTTTGCGGGGTTCGACGGGCTTACCGTCATCGCGTCAATCGTGACCGCCGCAGGCCGGCTCCTTGCCCCCGGAGGCCACATCGGTGTTGAGCATGACGACACCAACGGTGAGGGAACACGCGAGTTGTTCACGGCCAGTGGACTGTTCGATGAGGTTGTGCAGCGGCACGACCTGGCGGGCCGCCCGAGATTTGTCACCGCACGCCGCAAATCTCCGGCGTCATAGACTGGGGTCGTGACCGCCGTCTACGAATGCCAGGACGCTGCGACCCGCCAGGAGGGGGTCGACGCGGCGGTGAGCGCGCTCAAGGCGGGTGAGTTGGTAGTGATGCCCACCGACACCGTCTACGGATTAGGTTGTGACGCATTCGATTCCAATGCGGTTTCGGCGCTGTTGGCCGCCAAGGGGCGAGGCCGGGATATGCCCGTCGGCGTGCTCGTCGGGTCCTGGCACACCATCGACGGGCTCGTCTTCGCCGTTCCGTCGGCGGCCCGTGAACTCATCGAGGCGTTCTGGCCGGGGCCGCTGAGCATCATCGTGAAGCATGCGCCGTCGTTGTCCTGGGATCTCGGGGACGCGCAGGGAAGCGTCATGCTGCGGATGCCGCTGCACCCGGTGGCCATCGATCTCTTGCGCGCTGTCGGTCCGATGGCGGTCTCCAGTGCCAACGTTTCGGGGCAGCCGGCGGCACTCACCGCCGGTGAAGCACGCGATCAACTGGGGGACAAGGTTGCCGTGTATCTGG
This window encodes:
- the prfA gene encoding peptide chain release factor 1, with protein sequence MSETPLIDAMLAEHAELEKQLADPALHADPGAARKAGRRFAMLSPIVATHRKLVSARDDLATARELSADDPSFADEVTELESSIAELETQLSDMLAPRDPHDGDDILLEVKSGEGGEESALFAADLARMYIRYAERHGWKVTVLDETESDLGGYKDATLAIASKGDTADGVWSRLKFEGGVHRVQRVPVTESQGRVHTSAAGVLVYPEPEEVEEIQIDESDLRIDVYRSSGKGGQGVNTTDSAVRITHLPTGIVVTCQNERSQLQNKARAMQVLAARLQALAEEQAQADASAGRASQIRTVDRSERIRTYNFPENRITDHRVGFKAHNLDQVLDGDLDALFDALAVADRKARLQEA
- the prmC gene encoding peptide chain release factor N(5)-glutamine methyltransferase, which translates into the protein MSALRQLIAEAVESLSGAGVSSPQVDAEELAAHLLGVSRTRLRFAEIAPGFSESYRDLVAARVQRIPLQHLTGNAAFGPVEVSVGPGVFIPRPETESLYAWATGKLMPHATAVELCAGSAALAIALSHDEPAARILAIELDDQALVYTRRNTAGTPVEVIQADVTSPALLRELDGTVDLIVANPPYIPEDAELEPEVAQHDPPLALFAGFDGLTVIASIVTAAGRLLAPGGHIGVEHDDTNGEGTRELFTASGLFDEVVQRHDLAGRPRFVTARRKSPAS
- a CDS encoding L-threonylcarbamoyladenylate synthase, encoding MTAVYECQDAATRQEGVDAAVSALKAGELVVMPTDTVYGLGCDAFDSNAVSALLAAKGRGRDMPVGVLVGSWHTIDGLVFAVPSAARELIEAFWPGPLSIIVKHAPSLSWDLGDAQGSVMLRMPLHPVAIDLLRAVGPMAVSSANVSGQPAALTAGEARDQLGDKVAVYLDGGTAELGAASTIVDLTGPVPLVVREGPITREQIVDVIGGDVGPGESAEPTES